A section of the Candidatus Omnitrophota bacterium genome encodes:
- a CDS encoding iron-sulfur cluster assembly scaffold protein, with the protein MPCLEPASNIVISLSADGRLAKFRFVNRGCTRELASIESLHRYYDGKTLDDVIKTDFSKLTADLKVADEEEQFKLYLEWDILRTAAAKYLGITKIAEEDIDQDRCHIVSLTQTTQGVEIVETVLPPIDFPKIVRHD; encoded by the coding sequence ATGCCTTGCCTTGAACCAGCCTCAAATATTGTCATTAGCCTAAGTGCCGATGGACGTTTGGCGAAATTCCGGTTCGTTAACCGCGGCTGCACCCGCGAACTTGCGTCCATCGAATCGCTGCATCGCTATTATGACGGCAAAACCCTCGATGACGTGATCAAGACGGATTTCTCAAAATTAACAGCAGATCTGAAAGTTGCGGATGAAGAGGAACAATTCAAGCTTTACTTAGAATGGGATATCCTTCGCACCGCGGCCGCGAAATATTTGGGAATAACGAAAATCGCCGAAGAAGATATTGATCAAGACCGCTGTCACATTGTCTCGCTGACACAAACTACCCAAGGCGTTGAGATCGTAGAAACAGTCCTGCCGCCTATTGATTTTCCTAAAATTGTCCGTCACGATTAA